Proteins encoded together in one Carya illinoinensis cultivar Pawnee chromosome 3, C.illinoinensisPawnee_v1, whole genome shotgun sequence window:
- the LOC122305455 gene encoding exopolygalacturonase-like → MVSKNNRLMAEATCLLIFLFSVIRIAHGADFNIKNFGAKANGKSDDTQAMSNAWKAACMSTDPSTILIPNGKYMVGPLTFQGPCKAPVNVQVQGNVLAPTDLNIFKSQNGWMVFQNIDRLMVSGTGTFDGQGSLAWSQNNCAKTGTCNSLPINLAFTSITNSKIQDISSLNSKLFHMNILNCKNVTLQHIIIRAPEESLNTDGIHIGRSSRINITGVDIKTGDDCVSLGDGSQQINIENVTCGPGHGISVGSLGKYHDEQPVMGVTVRNCTLTSTMFGVRVKTWPNSPSGVASYLDFEDIVMNNVSTCLLIDQEYCPYAQCNAEVPSRVKISNVSFKNIRGTSATKQAVKIICSRSIPCQNVQISDISLQYNGKDGPITSVCKNVKPSAFGKLNPPACANYN, encoded by the exons atggtttcaaaaaataatcgtCTCATGGCCGAAGCAACATGCCTCCTAATATTCTTGTTTTCAGTTATCAGAATAGCCCATGGTGCAGATTTCAACATAAAAAACTTTGGAGCAAAGGCTAATGGCAAGTCAGATGATACCCAG GCAATGAGTAATGCTTGGAAGGCGGCATGCATGTCGACCGATCCTAGCACTATTTTGATACCAAACGGGAAATACATGGTTGGTCCATTAACGTTCCAAGGACCCTGCAAGGCACCAGTCAATGTTCAAGTTCAAGGAAACGTTCTTGCTCCAACAGACCTCAACATTTTCAAGTCCCAAAACGGCTGGATGGTTTTCCAAAACATTGACAGATTGATGGTCTCAGGAACAGGAACTTTCGATGGCCAAGGATCACTTGCTTGGTCCCAAAATAACTGTGCAAAAACTGGGACGTGCAATTCACTGCCCATT AATTTGGCATTCACTTCGATCACCAACTCAAAGATTCAGGACATAAGTTCGCTAAACAGCAAGTTGTTTCACATGAACATATTGAACTGCAAGAACGTGACCCTTCAACATATTATAATCAGAGCGCCTGAAGAAAGCCTAAACACTGACGGAATTCATATTGGTCGCTCATCCAGGATCAATATTACTGGCGTAGACATCAAAACAGGGGATGACTGTGTCTCTCTTGGCGATGGAAGCCAACAAATTAACATTGAGAATGTGACATGTGGACCTGGACATGGCATTAGTGTTGGAAGCTTAGGAAAGTATCATGACGAACAACCTGTTATGGGAGTTACAGTGAGGAACTGTACCCTCACCAGCACAATGTTCGGTGTTAGGGTCAAAACATGGCCAAATTCTCCTAGCGGCGTTGCTTCATATTTGGATTTTGAGGATATTGTGATGAACAATGTCAGCACTTGTCTTCTTATAGACCAAGAGTATTGCCCTTACGCTCAGTGCAATGCAGAG GTTCCATCACGTGTCAAGATTAGCAATGTTAGCTTCAAGAACATTCGGGGAACATCCGCAACTAAGCAGGCTGTGAAGATTATATGTAGCAGAAGCATTCCCTGCCAAAATGTGCAGATAAGCGACATTAGCTTGCAATACAATGGAAAAGATGGCCCTATTACATCCGTGTGCAAGAATGTGAAGCCTTCAGCTTTTGGAAAACTGAACCCTCCTGCTTGtgctaattataattaa
- the LOC122305452 gene encoding exopolygalacturonase-like translates to MAVNINLALMSLVFLVAFSAIDHAQAAVFDVTTHGAKPGGDITAALTSAWKDACAASGNNQVVVPKGTFKLGEVSLEGPCKGPIEFQNHGTVQAPADPSKFKDFWIQIIHVDGFTLSGGGTFDGQGQLAWKSNNCANDANCGVFAANLKFSFLTNAIVKDITSLNSKYFHIILLGCKHMQLEQLTITAPADSANTDGIHIGRSSLITISDIKIGTGDDCISIGDGSQGVTITKVTCGPGHGISIGSLGKYKDEEPVTGITVTDCTITDATNGVRIKTWPASPSPGTATGLHFENIDMTNVENCLLVDQGYCPHGICKAQIPSTIKISDVSFKNIRGTSTSVEAVKISCSKSVPCEKVHLENIDIKFTGSGEYKAICENVKPTFAGIQNPPACTGSSAE, encoded by the exons ATGGCTGTGAATATAAACCTTGCGTTGATGTCCTTGGTGTTTCTGGTGGCATTTAGTGCCATTGATCATGCCCAGGCCGCAGTTTTTGATGTGACAACACATGGAGCAAAGCCTGGAGGAGATATAACCGcg GCTTTGACCAGTGCCTGGAAAGATGCATGCGCAGCAAGTGGTAATAACCAAGTTGTGGTTCCAAAAGGGACATTCAAATTAGGTGAAGTGAGTTTAGAAGGACCTTGCAAGGGACCTATTGAATTCCAGAATCATGGCACCGTCCAGGCTCCAGCAGACCCCAGTAAATTCAAGGATTTCTGGATCCAAATCATTCATGTTGATGGGTTCACTCTGTCAGGGGGTGGAACTTTTGATGGGCAAGGACAACTAGCTTGGAAATCAAATAACTGTGCCAACGATGCCAACTGCGGAGTATTTGCCGCT AATTTGAAGTTCAGCTTCCTCACAAATGCAATAGTCAAGGACATAACATCACTAAACAGCAAATATTTCCACATAATCTTGTTGGGCTGCAAACACATGCAGTTAGAACAACTAACCATCACTGCACCTGCAGACAGCGCCAACACCGATGGAATCCACATTGGACGTTCATCTTTGATTACAATTAGCGATATAAAGATTGGAACTGGTGATGATTGTATCTCCATTGGTGATGGAAGCCAAGGCGTTACTATCACAAAAGTAACATGCGGACCTGGCCATGGCATCAGCATTGGAAGCCTTGGAAAATACAAGGACGAGGAACCTGTGACTGGAATCACAGTGACCGATTGCACCATTACGGATGCCACAAATGGCGTGAGGATCAAGACATGGCCTGCTAGCCCTAGTCCTGGTACTGCAACCGGTCTGCATTTCGAGAATATTGACATGACTAACGTGGAGAATTGTCTTCTCGTAGATCAAGGGTACTGCCCACATGGTATATGCAAAGCTCAG ATTCCCTCTACGATCAAGATCAGCGACGTTAGCTTCAAGAACATCCGAGGAACTAGTACAAGTGTAGAGGCTGTCAAGATATCTTGTAGCAAGAGCGTACCATGCGAGAAAGTGCATCTTGAGAACATCGACATTAAATTCACAGGGTCTGGAGAGTATAAAGCAATATGTGAGAATGTCAAACCCACATTTGCTGGAATTCAGAACCCTCCTGCTTGTACGGGGTCATCTGCAGAATGA
- the LOC122305453 gene encoding exopolygalacturonase-like, protein MAVNINLALMSLVFLVAFSAIDHAQAAVFDVTTHGAKPGGDITVALTSAWKDACAASGNNQVVVPKGTFKLGEVSLEGPCKGPIEFQNHGTVQAPADPSKFKDFWIQIIHVDGFTLSGGGTFDGQGQLAWKSNNCANDANCGVFAANLKFSFLTNAIVKDITSLNSKYFHIILLGCKHMQLEQLTITAPADSANTDGIHIGRSSLIIISDIKIGTGDDCISIGDGSQGVTITKVTCGPGHGISIGSLGKYKDEEPVTGITVTDCTITDATNGVRIKTWPASPSPGTATGLHFENIDMTNVENCLLVDQGYCPHGICKAQIPSTIKISDVSFKNIRGTSTSVEAVKISCSKSVPCEKVHLENIDIKFTGSGEYKAICENVKPTFAGIQNPPACTGSSAE, encoded by the exons ATGGCTGTGAATATAAACCTCGCATTGATGTCCTTGGTGTTTCTGGTGGCATTTAGTGCCATTGATCATGCCCAGGCCGCAGTTTTTGATGTGACAACACATGGAGCAAAGCCTGGAGGAGATATAACCGtg GCTTTGACCAGTGCCTGGAAAGATGCATGCGCAGCAAGTGGTAATAACCAAGTTGTGGTTCCAAAAGGGACATTCAAATTAGGTGAAGTGAGTTTAGAAGGACCTTGCAAGGGACCTATTGAATTCCAGAATCATGGCACCGTCCAAGCTCCAGCAGACCCCAGTAAATTCAAGGATTTCTGGATCCAAATCATTCATGTTGATGGGTTCACTCTGTCAGGGGGTGGAACTTTTGATGGGCAAGGACAACTAGCTTGGAAATCAAATAACTGTGCCAACGACGCCAACTGCGGAGTATTTGCCGCT AATTTGAAGTTCAGCTTCCTCACAAATGCAATAGTCAAGGACATAACATCACTAAACAGCAAATATTTCCACATAATCTTGTTGGGCTGCAAACACATGCAGTTAGAACAACTAACCATCACTGCACCTGCAGACAGCGCCAACACCGATGGAATCCACATTGGACGTTCATCTTTGATTATAATTAGCGATATAAAGATTGGAACTGGTGATGATTGTATCTCCATTGGTGATGGAAGCCAAGGCGTTACTATCACAAAAGTAACATGCGGACCTGGCCATGGCATCAGCATTGGAAGCCTTGGAAAATACAAGGACGAGGAACCTGTGACTGGAATCACAGTGACCGATTGCACCATTACGGATGCCACAAATGGCGTGAGGATCAAGACATGGCCTGCTAGCCCTAGTCCTGGTACTGCAACCGGTCTGCATTTCGAGAATATTGACATGACTAACGTGGAGAATTGTCTCCTCGTAGATCAAGGATACTGCCCACATGGTATATGCAAAGCTCAG ATTCCCTCTACGATCAAGATCAGCGATGTTAGCTTCAAGAACATCCGAGGAACTAGTACAAGTGTAGAGGCTGTCAAGATATCTTGTAGCAAGAGCGTACCATGCGAGAAAGTGCATCTTGAGAACATCGACATTAAATTCACAGGGTCTGGAGAGTATAAAGCAATATGTGAGAATGTCAAACCCACATTTGCTGGAATTCAGAACCCTCCTGCTTGTACGGGGTCATCTGCAGAATGA